The following proteins are encoded in a genomic region of Spirosoma sp. SC4-14:
- a CDS encoding alpha/beta fold hydrolase, which yields MPLIKSAYSGSPAYLYNGHLQTIVPSLTRKVVGVTYERERLLLSDGDFLDLDWVDGGQKRLVILTHGLEGDSRRQYILGAARLFSSHGYDVLAWNCRSCSGEMNRAFRLYNHGEIGDIAEVINHALGIRHYQEVVLVGYSMGGNIILKYLGVHGRTAPDVIKRGIAVSSPTDLGASALLLDRPANRFYRNRFMKKLVKKLHHKANHFPGRLNMGQLKQVKYWRDFDDFFSAPVNGYRDARDFYDQASAVNFMPGIVVPTLLLNAQNDPLLSPECSPGWLAKSHPAVFLETPAVGGHVGFLVSRDLHTYAERRALAFAQQLF from the coding sequence ATGCCGCTTATAAAATCAGCCTATTCGGGTTCCCCTGCTTATCTCTACAATGGGCACCTGCAAACTATTGTTCCAAGTCTGACACGCAAAGTTGTGGGGGTTACCTACGAACGCGAACGGTTGCTGCTTTCGGATGGAGATTTCCTGGATCTGGACTGGGTCGATGGCGGCCAAAAACGGTTGGTCATTCTGACTCATGGACTGGAGGGCGATAGCCGACGGCAGTACATATTGGGTGCAGCCCGCCTGTTTTCTTCACATGGATATGATGTACTGGCCTGGAACTGCCGCTCGTGTAGTGGCGAAATGAATCGAGCATTCCGGCTCTATAATCATGGTGAAATTGGCGATATTGCTGAAGTTATAAACCATGCTTTGGGCATCAGACACTACCAGGAGGTTGTTCTGGTAGGCTATAGTATGGGCGGAAACATTATTCTGAAATACCTTGGCGTTCATGGCCGCACTGCGCCTGATGTTATCAAACGAGGCATTGCTGTTTCATCGCCGACGGATTTGGGCGCTAGTGCCTTACTGCTGGACCGACCAGCTAATCGCTTCTACCGGAATCGGTTCATGAAAAAGCTCGTAAAGAAGCTACATCATAAAGCAAACCATTTTCCCGGACGGTTGAATATGGGCCAACTGAAACAGGTGAAATACTGGCGCGATTTTGATGATTTTTTTTCGGCACCCGTTAATGGCTATCGTGATGCCCGTGATTTTTATGATCAGGCTTCGGCTGTTAATTTTATGCCCGGAATAGTCGTGCCAACGCTCTTGCTCAATGCGCAGAATGATCCACTGTTATCGCCAGAATGTTCGCCGGGCTGGCTAGCCAAAAGCCATCCGGCTGTGTTTCTGGAAACACCGGCCGTTGGCGGTCATGTGGGATTTCTGGTTTCCAGGGATTTGCACACCTATGCCGAACGGCGAGCATTAGCCTTTGCACAACAACTTTTTTAA
- a CDS encoding D-2-hydroxyacid dehydrogenase, giving the protein MKIVYTDAFTLNPGDLDWAPIQALGDVTFYDRTSPDELIERVKDADALLVNKVKLTRDTLNQLPKLKYIGVTATGYDVIDIEAAHEKGIVVTNVRGYSSDSVAQLTFALLLELVMHVGIHDTSVHAEEWTLSADFSYSRSPLIELAGKTLGLVGYGDIGRRVADIGRAFGMTVLVNRRHPGQSIELGVKFVDQQTLFSESDVVSLHCPATPGTIGFVNRDLLASMKSTAYLINTSRGSLLNEADVANALNEGTIAGAGLDVLSVEPPRADNPLLSARNCIITPHIAWASYEARKRLMDLVADNLQAFVNGKPKNVI; this is encoded by the coding sequence ATGAAAATCGTTTATACCGACGCCTTTACTCTTAATCCCGGCGATCTTGACTGGGCACCTATTCAGGCGCTTGGCGATGTTACGTTTTATGACCGCACTAGCCCCGACGAATTGATTGAGCGCGTCAAAGATGCTGATGCACTATTGGTTAATAAAGTAAAGCTAACCCGCGACACACTGAACCAATTGCCTAAGCTTAAATACATTGGTGTAACGGCTACCGGTTATGATGTTATCGATATTGAAGCCGCTCACGAAAAAGGTATCGTCGTAACCAATGTTCGGGGCTATAGCTCCGATTCTGTTGCGCAGCTAACGTTTGCGTTGCTGCTCGAATTGGTCATGCACGTTGGCATTCACGACACCAGTGTTCATGCTGAAGAGTGGACGTTGTCGGCCGATTTTAGTTATTCCCGAAGCCCACTGATAGAACTGGCCGGAAAAACGCTTGGGCTTGTGGGCTATGGCGATATTGGTCGTCGGGTAGCTGATATTGGCCGGGCATTTGGCATGACCGTACTGGTAAATCGTCGGCATCCGGGCCAGTCGATTGAGTTGGGCGTAAAATTTGTGGATCAGCAGACTTTATTTTCTGAAAGTGATGTGGTGTCGCTCCACTGTCCGGCCACGCCTGGCACAATTGGATTCGTTAACCGCGATTTGCTGGCCAGCATGAAATCGACAGCTTACCTCATCAATACAAGTCGGGGAAGCCTGCTGAACGAAGCCGATGTAGCTAATGCTCTCAACGAAGGAACCATTGCCGGTGCCGGGCTGGATGTACTTTCGGTTGAGCCTCCCCGCGCCGACAATCCACTGCTATCGGCCAGAAACTGCATTATTACCCCCCATATTGCC